From Lagenorhynchus albirostris chromosome 15, mLagAlb1.1, whole genome shotgun sequence, one genomic window encodes:
- the RBCK1 gene encoding ranBP-type and C3HC4-type zinc finger-containing protein 1 isoform X1 yields the protein MDEKIKKAEEVAQRLTRAVAGGDEQVAMQCAIWLAEQRVPLNVQLKPEVSLTQDIRLWVSVEDAQLHTVTIWLTVRPDMTVASLKDMVFLDYGFPPTLQQWVIGQRLARDQETLHSHGVRRNGASAYLYLLSACNTSLNPQELQRERQLRMLEDLGFKDLTLQPRGPLEPVLPKPGGPQEPGRGQNDAAPEPPPVGWQCPGCTFINKPTRPGCEMCCRARPEAYQVPASYQPDEEERARLAGEEEALRQYQQRKQQQQEGNYLQHVQLDQRSLVLNTEPTECPVCYSVLAPGEAVVLRECLHTFCRCGPDPTPSDVVAHGCAVPMAERGWGAVLLHLLGRPQKPARECLQGTIRNSQEAEVACPFIDNTYSCSGKLLEREIRALLSPEDYQRFLDLGISIAENRSAFSYHCKTPDCKGWCFFEDDVNEFTCPVCFHINCLLCKAIHEQMNCKEYQDDLALRAQNDVAAWQTTEMLRTMLQQGEAMHCPQCRIVVQKKDGCDWIRCTVCHTEICWVTKGPRWGPGGPGDTSGGCRCRVNGSPCHPSCQNCH from the exons ATGGACGAGAAGATCAAGAAAG CTGAGGAGGTGGCCCAGAGACTCACCCGAGCAGTGGCTGGCGGGGATGAACAGGTGGCTATGCAGTGTGCCATATGGCTGGCAGAGCAACGGGTGCCCCTGAACGTGCAACTGAAGCCTGAGGTCTCCCTGACACAGGATATCAG GCTGTGGGTGAGCGTGGAGGATGCGCAGTTGCACACGGTCACTATCTGGCTCACGGTGCGGCCTGACATGACGGTGGCCTCCCTCAAGGACATG GTGTTCTTGGACTATGGCTTTCCGCCAACCCTGCAGCAGTGGGTGATTGGGCAGCGCTTGGCCCGGGACCAGGAGACCCTGCACTCCCACGGGGTGCGGCGGAACGGGGCCAGTGCCTACCTCTATCTGCTGTCAGCCTGCAACACCTCACTCAACCCTCAGGAGCTGCAGCGGGAGCGGCAGCTGCGGATGCTGGAGG ATCTGGGCTTCAAGGACCTCACGCTGCAGCCACGGGGCCCCCTGGAACCAGTCCTCCCGAAGCCCGGGGGCCCCCAGGAGCCGGGGCGGGGGCAGAACGACGCCGCGCCAGAGCCCCCGCCG gtgGGCTGGCAATGCCCTGGCTGCACTTTCATCAACAAGCCCACGCGGCCCGGCTGCGAGATGTGCTGCCGGGCGCGGCCCGAGGCCTACCAGGTCCCTGCCTCGTACCAGCCGGACGAGGAGGAGCGAGCGCGTCTGGCCGGTGAGGAGGAGGCGCTGCGCCAGTACCAGCAG cggaagcagcagcagcaggaggggaACTACCTACAGCACGTGCAACTGGATCAGCGGAGCCTGGTGCTGAACACCGAGCCTACCGAGTGTCCCGTATGCTACTCGGTGCTGGCGCCCGGCGAGGCTGTGGTGCTGCGTGAGTGTCTGCACACCTTCTGCAGGTGCggccctgaccccacccccagcGATGTAGTTGCTCACGGCTGCGCAGTACCCATGGCTGAAAGGGGGTGGGGCGCAGTGCTCTTACATCTCCTTGGACGCCCACAGAAACCTGCGAG GGAGTGTCTACAGGGCACCATCCGCAACAGCCAGGAGGCTGAGGTTGCCTGCCCCTTCATTGACAACACCTACTCATGCTCGGGCAAGCTGCTGGAGAGGGAGATCCGGGCG CTCCTGAGCCCTGAGGATTACCAGCGATTTCTGGACCTGGGCATCTCCATTGCGGAAAACCGCAGTGCCTTCAGCTACCACTGCAAGACCCCAGACTGCAAAGGATGGTGCTTCTTTGAGGATGACGTCAACGAGTTCACCTGCCCTGTGTGTTTCCACATCAACTGCCTGCTTTGCAAG GCCATCCACGAGCAGATGAACTGCAAGGAGTACCAAGACGACCTGGCCCTGCGGGCTCAGAACGACGTGGCTGCCTGGCAGACGACGGAGATGCTGAGG ACCATGCTGCAGCAGGGCGAGGCCATGCACTGCCCACAGTGCCGGATCGTGGTGCAGAAGAAGGATGGCTGTGACTGGATCCGCTGCACTGTCTGCCACACCGAGATCTGCTGGGTCACCAAGGGTCCTCGCTGGGGCCCCGGG GGCCCGGGAGACACCAGCGGGGGCTGCCGCTGCCGGGTGAATGGGTCTCCTTGCCACCCCAGCTGTCAGAACTGCCACTGA
- the RBCK1 gene encoding ranBP-type and C3HC4-type zinc finger-containing protein 1 isoform X2, with product MDEKIKKAEEVAQRLTRAVAGGDEQVAMQCAIWLAEQRVPLNVQLKPEVSLTQDIRLWVSVEDAQLHTVTIWLTVRPDMTVASLKDMVFLDYGFPPTLQQWVIGQRLARDQETLHSHGVRRNGASAYLYLLSACNTSLNPQELQRERQLRMLEDLGFKDLTLQPRGPLEPVLPKPGGPQEPGRGQNDAAPEPPPVGWQCPGCTFINKPTRPGCEMCCRARPEAYQVPASYQPDEEERARLAGEEEALRQYQQRKQQQQEGNYLQHVQLDQRSLVLNTEPTECPVCYSVLAPGEAVVLRECLHTFCRECLQGTIRNSQEAEVACPFIDNTYSCSGKLLEREIRALLSPEDYQRFLDLGISIAENRSAFSYHCKTPDCKGWCFFEDDVNEFTCPVCFHINCLLCKAIHEQMNCKEYQDDLALRAQNDVAAWQTTEMLRTMLQQGEAMHCPQCRIVVQKKDGCDWIRCTVCHTEICWVTKGPRWGPGGPGDTSGGCRCRVNGSPCHPSCQNCH from the exons ATGGACGAGAAGATCAAGAAAG CTGAGGAGGTGGCCCAGAGACTCACCCGAGCAGTGGCTGGCGGGGATGAACAGGTGGCTATGCAGTGTGCCATATGGCTGGCAGAGCAACGGGTGCCCCTGAACGTGCAACTGAAGCCTGAGGTCTCCCTGACACAGGATATCAG GCTGTGGGTGAGCGTGGAGGATGCGCAGTTGCACACGGTCACTATCTGGCTCACGGTGCGGCCTGACATGACGGTGGCCTCCCTCAAGGACATG GTGTTCTTGGACTATGGCTTTCCGCCAACCCTGCAGCAGTGGGTGATTGGGCAGCGCTTGGCCCGGGACCAGGAGACCCTGCACTCCCACGGGGTGCGGCGGAACGGGGCCAGTGCCTACCTCTATCTGCTGTCAGCCTGCAACACCTCACTCAACCCTCAGGAGCTGCAGCGGGAGCGGCAGCTGCGGATGCTGGAGG ATCTGGGCTTCAAGGACCTCACGCTGCAGCCACGGGGCCCCCTGGAACCAGTCCTCCCGAAGCCCGGGGGCCCCCAGGAGCCGGGGCGGGGGCAGAACGACGCCGCGCCAGAGCCCCCGCCG gtgGGCTGGCAATGCCCTGGCTGCACTTTCATCAACAAGCCCACGCGGCCCGGCTGCGAGATGTGCTGCCGGGCGCGGCCCGAGGCCTACCAGGTCCCTGCCTCGTACCAGCCGGACGAGGAGGAGCGAGCGCGTCTGGCCGGTGAGGAGGAGGCGCTGCGCCAGTACCAGCAG cggaagcagcagcagcaggaggggaACTACCTACAGCACGTGCAACTGGATCAGCGGAGCCTGGTGCTGAACACCGAGCCTACCGAGTGTCCCGTATGCTACTCGGTGCTGGCGCCCGGCGAGGCTGTGGTGCTGCGTGAGTGTCTGCACACCTTCTGCAG GGAGTGTCTACAGGGCACCATCCGCAACAGCCAGGAGGCTGAGGTTGCCTGCCCCTTCATTGACAACACCTACTCATGCTCGGGCAAGCTGCTGGAGAGGGAGATCCGGGCG CTCCTGAGCCCTGAGGATTACCAGCGATTTCTGGACCTGGGCATCTCCATTGCGGAAAACCGCAGTGCCTTCAGCTACCACTGCAAGACCCCAGACTGCAAAGGATGGTGCTTCTTTGAGGATGACGTCAACGAGTTCACCTGCCCTGTGTGTTTCCACATCAACTGCCTGCTTTGCAAG GCCATCCACGAGCAGATGAACTGCAAGGAGTACCAAGACGACCTGGCCCTGCGGGCTCAGAACGACGTGGCTGCCTGGCAGACGACGGAGATGCTGAGG ACCATGCTGCAGCAGGGCGAGGCCATGCACTGCCCACAGTGCCGGATCGTGGTGCAGAAGAAGGATGGCTGTGACTGGATCCGCTGCACTGTCTGCCACACCGAGATCTGCTGGGTCACCAAGGGTCCTCGCTGGGGCCCCGGG GGCCCGGGAGACACCAGCGGGGGCTGCCGCTGCCGGGTGAATGGGTCTCCTTGCCACCCCAGCTGTCAGAACTGCCACTGA
- the TRIB3 gene encoding tribbles homolog 3 has translation MQATSLAVPEGAPSRKKRLELDGDLDTECPTQKHARCGPQPGLPSCQLPLSPPPAPVHTPAVTTASRLGPYVLLEPEEGSRTYRTLHCPTGTEYICKVYPACEALAVLEPYLRLPHHCHVARPVEVLTGTRHLYAFFPRPHGDMHSLVRRRRRLLEPEAAALFRQMATVLAHCHQHGLVLRDLKLQRFIFADPERTKLVLENLEDACVLTGPDDSLWDKHACPAYVGPEILSSQPSYSGKAADVWSLGVALFTMLAGHYPFQDSEPALLFGKIRRGAFALPEGLSAPARCLVRCLLRREPAERLTASGILLHPWLRENVIPTPPSRSSLCEADQVVPEGLGLEEAEEEGERDVCLYG, from the exons ATGCAAGCCACctctctggctgttcctgaggGTGCCCCCTCCAGGAAGAAGCGGTTGGAGTTGGATGGTGACCTAGACACTGAGTGTCCCACCCAGAAACATGCTCGATGTGGGCCCCAGCCCGGGCTGCCCTCCTGCCAACTGCCCCTGAGCCCACCCCCTGCTCCAGTTCACACCCCTGCTGTGACCACTGCCTCCAGGCTTGGACCCTATGTTCTCCTGGAGCCTGAGGAGGGCAGCCGGACCTACCGCACCCTGCACTGCCCCACAGGCACGGAGTACATCTGCAAG GTGTACCCGGCCTGCGAGGCCCTGGCGGTGCTGGAGCCCTACTTGCGGCTGCCCCACCACTGCCATGTGGCCCGGCCGGTGGAGGTCCTGACAGGCACGCGGCACCTCTACGCCTTCTTCCCACGGCCGCATGGGGACATGCACAGCCTGGTGCGTCGCCGGCGGCGCCTCCTGGAGCCCGAGGCCGCAGCGCTCTTCCGCCAGATGGCCACCGTCCTGGCACACTGCCACCAGCACGGGCTGGTCCTGCGCGACCTCAAGCTGCAGCGCTTCATCTTTGCTGACCCGGAGAG GACAAAGCTGGTGCTGGAGAACCTGGAGGATGCCTGTGTGCTGACCGGGCCTGACGACTCCTTGTGGGACAAGCACGCGTGCCCAGCCTATGTGGGCCCCGAGATCCTCAGTTCCCAGCCATCCTACTCCGGCAAGGCGGCAGACGTCTGGAGCCTGGGCGTGGCCCTCTTCACCATGCTGGCTGGCCACTACCCCTTCCAGGACTCAGAGCCTGCTCTGCTCTTCGGCAAGATCCGCCGTGGGGCCTTCGCCCTGCCCGAGGGCCTCTCGGCCCCGGCCCGCTGCCTGGTCCGCTGCCTCCTCCGAAGGGAGCCAGCTGAGCGGCTCACGGCCTCAGGCATCCTGCTGCACCCTTGGCTGCGGGAGAATGTGATCCCTACACCCCCCTCGCGATCCAGCCTCTGCGAGGCTGACCAGGTGGTCCCAgaagggctggggctggaggaggcggaggaggagggagagagagatgtgtGTCTCTACGGCTAA